From the genome of Eucalyptus grandis isolate ANBG69807.140 chromosome 2, ASM1654582v1, whole genome shotgun sequence, one region includes:
- the LOC104417459 gene encoding rhodanese-like domain-containing protein 11, chloroplastic isoform X1: protein MEALGLPSLGPLTISQSATSRRVRTASSSRTKTHSRGFMELPPLGLNSSLAIRHKKRSVIRMIADTDDYDLRQMKDMAAARKRWDSLIREQKVKCLTPREAGYAIQLSDKTLLDVRPSVEHSKAWVKGSTWIPIFDGNSGFDPGTLSRKMTNFVMGGWWSGAPTLSYNKQFLPSIEEKFPKDSDLIVACQKGLRSLAACELLYNAGYRNLFWVQGGLEASEEEQDLPREGPQPLKFAGIGGVSEFLGWTDQQRAAAAKEGWAYRLVFSARLVGLFLVADALFLGAQQLGRYLQELRTH from the exons ATGGAAGCTCTGGGGCTTCCCTCCCTCGGCCCTCTCACGATTTCGCAGTCCGCCACTTCCCGCAGAGTGCGAACCGCGAGCAGCTCGCGGACGAAGACGCACTCACGGGGCTTTATGGAGCTCCCTCCTCTCGGATTGAATTCTTCTTTGGCAATTCGCCATAAA AAGCGGAGTGTTATCAGAATGATAGCTGACACGGATGACTATGACTTGAGGCAAATGAAGGATATGGCTGCTGCCCGAAAGAGATGGGATTCTCTG ATTAGGGAACAAAAGGTTAAATGTCTAACCCCAAGGGAAGCTGGATATGCAATACAACTCTCAGATAAGACCCTATTAGATGTTCGCCCTTCTGTGGAACACAGCAAG GCTTGGGTCAAAGGATCAACTTGGATTCCCATATTTGATGGCAATAGTGGATTTGATCCCGGGACTCTTTCTAGGAAGATGACAAACTTTGTGATGG GTGGTTGGTGGAGTGGTGCTCCTACATTGTCCTATAACAA GCAGTTCTTACCAAGTATTGAGGAAAAATTCCCAAAAGACTCGGATCTTATTGTTGCATGCCAGAAAGGTTTGAG ATCATTAGCTGCTTGTGAGCTCCTATACAATGCTGGTTATAGAAATCTTTTCTGGGTTCAAGGTGGCCTAGAGGCTTCTGAAGAAGAG CAGGATCTCCCCAGAGAGGGCCCCCAGCCTCTTAAATTTGCTGGAATTGGCGGTGTTTCGGAATTTCTGGG TTGGACTGACCAACAAAGAGCAGCAGCTGCCAAAGAGGGTTGGGCTTATCGATTAGTATTTTCTGCTCGTTTG GTTGGGCTCTTTCTCGTTGCTGATGCCTTATTCCTTGGTGCGCAACAACTGGGTCGTTATCTTCAGGAGCTAAGAACCCACTGA
- the LOC104417459 gene encoding rhodanese-like domain-containing protein 11, chloroplastic isoform X2 produces the protein MEALGLPSLGPLTISQSATSRRVRTASSSRTKTHSRGFMELPPLGLNSSLAIRHKKRSVIRMIADTDDYDLRQMKDMAAARKRWDSLIREQKVKCLTPREAGYAIQLSDKTLLDVRPSVEHSKAWVKGSTWIPIFDGNSGFDPGTLSRKMTNFVMGGWWSGAPTLSYNKQFLPSIEEKFPKDSDLIVACQKGLRSLAACELLYNAGYRNLFWVQGGLEASEEEDLPREGPQPLKFAGIGGVSEFLGWTDQQRAAAAKEGWAYRLVFSARLVGLFLVADALFLGAQQLGRYLQELRTH, from the exons ATGGAAGCTCTGGGGCTTCCCTCCCTCGGCCCTCTCACGATTTCGCAGTCCGCCACTTCCCGCAGAGTGCGAACCGCGAGCAGCTCGCGGACGAAGACGCACTCACGGGGCTTTATGGAGCTCCCTCCTCTCGGATTGAATTCTTCTTTGGCAATTCGCCATAAA AAGCGGAGTGTTATCAGAATGATAGCTGACACGGATGACTATGACTTGAGGCAAATGAAGGATATGGCTGCTGCCCGAAAGAGATGGGATTCTCTG ATTAGGGAACAAAAGGTTAAATGTCTAACCCCAAGGGAAGCTGGATATGCAATACAACTCTCAGATAAGACCCTATTAGATGTTCGCCCTTCTGTGGAACACAGCAAG GCTTGGGTCAAAGGATCAACTTGGATTCCCATATTTGATGGCAATAGTGGATTTGATCCCGGGACTCTTTCTAGGAAGATGACAAACTTTGTGATGG GTGGTTGGTGGAGTGGTGCTCCTACATTGTCCTATAACAA GCAGTTCTTACCAAGTATTGAGGAAAAATTCCCAAAAGACTCGGATCTTATTGTTGCATGCCAGAAAGGTTTGAG ATCATTAGCTGCTTGTGAGCTCCTATACAATGCTGGTTATAGAAATCTTTTCTGGGTTCAAGGTGGCCTAGAGGCTTCTGAAGAAGAG GATCTCCCCAGAGAGGGCCCCCAGCCTCTTAAATTTGCTGGAATTGGCGGTGTTTCGGAATTTCTGGG TTGGACTGACCAACAAAGAGCAGCAGCTGCCAAAGAGGGTTGGGCTTATCGATTAGTATTTTCTGCTCGTTTG GTTGGGCTCTTTCTCGTTGCTGATGCCTTATTCCTTGGTGCGCAACAACTGGGTCGTTATCTTCAGGAGCTAAGAACCCACTGA